TTACCGGATATGGACACGAATTCGTGTGGCTTCGTTATGCTCGTGTCGATAAAACTACAAAGACTTTTTCAATACCTTGTGAGAATAAAATACCAGCATATAACTTTAACTACGGTAAGGAGGGAACCATACTGAAGGAATGGATGAAACAGTTAGGAATGTTTCCATATTCTGAGTTATCGAAATTTCAAAAGTCGGCCATTGATACAGCCACCATTGCTGTCATGAGATATGAGGCACACAATCTTTATCATACATTGTGTGAATGGTACAatgtatttattgtaacaaaattactTAGATTAGATCCTAAACATGTGAATATCTTATTTATGGACGACAGACCACGTGGTTTAATGGACGACACATGGGATACACTTTTTGGTAACGTGAGTAGATATTCGGAACTGTCACCGGAAGTTGTGTTCAGAAACCTGATTTGGAACGTAATTGGCTACGAAAGTCCAATGAATTTTCATAACTTGAATATACTCCCATATAtgaatgatttttacagttttttcattggatcttttgGCGTAAACGAACAAAAAGCACTAAATTGTGGACATTTACATGTAACTATTATATGGCGTAAAGATTACATGACTCATCCTGAAAGACAGAACGAAACGGGGGGATTGGTTCATAGGAAGtttaaaaatgaagaagaaatacttcAGACTGTACAAGATGTTTTTCCGAGTCATTCAATAAAAGCTGTGATACTTGAAGAAATGGATATGCAACAGCAAGTGAACTTATTTACAAATACGGACCTGTTGATCGGTATGCACGGGGCTGGAATGTCACATGTGATGTTTTTACCACAACATGCGGCTGTATTTGAAACTTTTCCAAATTACTGGggtttcttaaaacattttaaggCCTTTTCACGTTGGAGAGGTATCAAATACCTTGGGTGGCAAAACAGTGATCCGAAAAATGAATATCCGCATTTCTATACATTATTACCACCGGAAGTATTACGGTCTCATTTAGAAGAACTAAAACTGTATTTATGTCCTTCATGACGTAAAAATGTAACACAGCTAGTGAAGACATTTGTTACAAATGGGTAGTGCTATGTTGATGTTATAATACTACATTCTATTCACCGTCAAATTTTAAGCCGAACATGTCAACTTTAAAAGATATATTCGTCTTtgtctatgtataaatttggactgTTAGCTACATGTTAACCATCATGTGAagtttttatatgcatttttgaaacttttcaaCAAATAGCTAGCCAAAGATTATATTCAACACCTAGATGTAGATGTGATGGGGTTTTTTTTCTCATGGAAATGTACAGTTGATCTACAGATGGCATGGTTAGAACAACTTTAACTACGATAATAAATTCAGATTAACccttacctgctaaatttctataatgaacgtgtccttCATtcatttggacagtatcattatcTCTTATAAGAGATGTTAACCAAATAGATACGaactgaatggcggacagtgcagatcttgatcagactgcacagatgtttGAACTTAGAGACAGTAACTTGTAACTTGCACAATCATCAAATGTTACTATGTTttgtatcaaaatgttttttgCGTAATTTTTTGTATTACAAAGGTTAGCAACATTGCGCCTAAGGTAAtaacatgtacattgtatttacatttacctagaaatattgttttaatgtatgtttgtttataatgttaccTTAAATCTGaagtaatgttatttgtattttggACCGGAGGCCTTGTATTACAATAAAACcatatcgtatcgtatcgtatcgtatcgtaatcagtcatgtccagcatgataacggttaaattttactaaaatgaataatgaaagtGAATAGTATAGCTTTTATTGAACTCGGCTGATACTTAAAATTTACGAAAGAAACCCATAACAACCCTTTATAAAATTAAGTAATTTAGAAAAAATCGAAATAATGCCAAAGACTTTTTCGATATGATATAAACGTTAATTTCTAACattgaaatatattgaaaacTTGCTAGGATGTAATGTGCGACCTCATGTCTAGTATCCTGTCACATAATGTCAACGTCTCACGTGCGACCTCATGTCGAGTATCCTGTCGCATAATGTCGAACGTCTCACGTGCGACCTCATGTCGAGTGTCCTGTCGCATAATGTCGAACGTTCTCACGTGCGACCTCATGTCGAGTATCCTGTCACATAATGTCGAACGTCTCACGTGCGACATCATGTCGAGTATCCTGTCAAATAATGTCAAACGTCTCACGTGCGACATCATGTCGAGTATCCTGTCACATAATGTCAAACGTCTCACGTGCGACATCATGTCGAGTATCCTGTCACATAATGTTGAACATCTCACGTGCGTGCGACCTCATGTCGATGTCACATAATGTCGAACGTCTTACAAAACTAATAAGATGGAAATGGAAATCAATATGACGAAAACATCCAGTAGAGAATATGAGatatgttacaataaataaatgtTGCAAGTGTCATCAAGTTGAAACAACTGCATATTAATGCATAAGTGAACCTTGCATTTACGCTGTTAAATTCAGCAGGTCAAAATCAGCATCACTTGTGCCTGGTCAAAATCAGACCCTGGTCAAAATAGCTGGTTAAACTGTACCTGGTAAATTTCAGCATAACTTAGTACCTGGTCAAAACCAGTATATAGTTTGGTACATAGTGTAAATCAGCATAACTTGGTACCtggtagactggcatcagtcgttagagtcattaaatgtaaagcacttggccataacaTGATGTAACATAACCATTGATTGACACCAGTGCCCTGGATCATAGAATTCTTTATGACCTTCACAGTCTGTGTAATGAAGTGCTTGCCAATGAGTACCTTTTATTACCAGATGAGTCGGAGAGGTGTTAAAGAACTTTATACTTTAATAAACtttcataaatgtatcatctttaaaatgcAGATAAAGTAGAAATGAGTAAAGTATCGATAATTCATTGtcatgttaaatcatgctttagatgcaGTTATAGTAATTTCATGTAACTAGTTAATACTTGACCTGTATGTGGAAAAAATGATGATAACATCAAACAGACTGATACTGATTATTAAAAGCACTGTCCTTGAGATCAtacgacaacagaaaaaaagagaaaattttaggtatcaagaaattaatgctatacCTCTAAAGAAGCTTTgaattaattactgacagactatatgttattaaacacataagaattagttgtctttactaatttttacactggaaattgaaaagcatttgtaacgatatactcgaggtaaactgcctaattataaatatctacatttaaGGGTCGTTGTATACATATTCTTCCGTGGTGTATACTGCTAAAGACAGCAGGAAAATTTTCATTGCCGTGGCGGCCCGAGTTCGATTCCAGACCCtggcatctttttttcttgattgagcagataaagatagtttagaaacaaaaacttgcATTTTAATGTTCATAGTGTGACCagacttcaattttaaagaaagatcatttttagcctaaatttgtaggtcagtgcctttaatgagAGAAAGTTAATTAACCAAATCACACAATCGGTCAAAATAATAACTGGCGGtcattatatttagtaactttcatgatatactGTAATCATAATTTTGCAGTGTCTACATAATTTCAGGCCTCCATAGCCGAATGGTAAAGGTCCGAAACCTCATATGAGATGTTTCAATTCTTCATGCTCATAAACTGTCCGGtggcttatggaatgtcggcGGTTGTAACCTGATGTCTGCCATGGCTGGAACAATGCCTAGAAGTGCACactgggtcttcctctaccattaaatgCCATCGCATGACCAAACTGTGACAGTGTgactgtaaaaaataaaaataccaaaaataaaaaataaaaagtgcaaaaatatctaataaaacaatACTGAATTATTGACTatttcatctgtcaaattcag
The sequence above is a segment of the Mercenaria mercenaria strain notata chromosome 3, MADL_Memer_1, whole genome shotgun sequence genome. Coding sequences within it:
- the LOC123523772 gene encoding uncharacterized protein LOC123523772, whose protein sequence is MVMLLNLSKLGVSRRYRTLLTICVIGLLLIIYVLVNRPKYTEKTVIDVNKWLENPTTGCRTYFTGYGHEFVWLRYARVDKTTKTFSIPCENKIPAYNFNYGKEGTILKEWMKQLGMFPYSELSKFQKSAIDTATIAVMRYEAHNLYHTLCEWYNVFIVTKLLRLDPKHVNILFMDDRPRGLMDDTWDTLFGNVSRYSELSPEVVFRNLIWNVIGYESPMNFHNLNILPYMNDFYSFFIGSFGVNEQKALNCGHLHVTIIWRKDYMTHPERQNETGGLVHRKFKNEEEILQTVQDVFPSHSIKAVILEEMDMQQQVNLFTNTDLLIGMHGAGMSHVMFLPQHAAVFETFPNYWGFLKHFKAFSRWRGIKYLGWQNSDPKNEYPHFYTLLPPEVLRSHLEELKLYLCPS